In a single window of the Panthera leo isolate Ple1 chromosome A1, P.leo_Ple1_pat1.1, whole genome shotgun sequence genome:
- the LOC122216754 gene encoding zinc finger protein 474 isoform X8, which produces MALRCTKHNCKPAMIRRPPTIICYICGREYGTKSIAIHEPQCLKKWHNENNLLPKELRRSEPKKPEVRTITAKGFYDLDALNEAAWTSALSQLVPCNICGRTFLPDRLIVHQRSCKPKVAK; this is translated from the exons CACAACTGTAAG CCAGCAATGATTAGGCGTCCACCAACAATCATCTGCTACATTTGTGGCCGTGAATATGGAACAAAATCCATTGCCATCCACGAGCCACAATGTCTGAAAAAATGGCATAACGAAAACAACTTGTTGCCCAAAGAGTTAAGGAGATCAGAACCCAAGAAACCAGAAGTCAGGACCATTACTG CCAAAGGTTTCTATGATCTCGATGCCTTAAATGAAGCTGCTTGGACAAGCGCCCTGAGCCAGTTGGTTCCCTGTAATATTTGTGGGCGTACCTTCCTGCCAGACAGACTGATTGTTCACCAACGATCCTGTAAGCCAAAAGTCGCCAAGTAA
- the LOC122216754 gene encoding zinc finger protein 474 isoform X9, translating to MIRRPPTIICYICGREYGTKSIAIHEPQCLKKWHNENNLLPKELRRSEPKKPEVRTITAKGFYDLDALNEAAWTSALSQLVPCNICGRTFLPDRLIVHQRSCKPKVAK from the exons ATGATTAGGCGTCCACCAACAATCATCTGCTACATTTGTGGCCGTGAATATGGAACAAAATCCATTGCCATCCACGAGCCACAATGTCTGAAAAAATGGCATAACGAAAACAACTTGTTGCCCAAAGAGTTAAGGAGATCAGAACCCAAGAAACCAGAAGTCAGGACCATTACTG CCAAAGGTTTCTATGATCTCGATGCCTTAAATGAAGCTGCTTGGACAAGCGCCCTGAGCCAGTTGGTTCCCTGTAATATTTGTGGGCGTACCTTCCTGCCAGACAGACTGATTGTTCACCAACGATCCTGTAAGCCAAAAGTCGCCAAGTAA